The following proteins are encoded in a genomic region of Cryptomeria japonica chromosome 11, Sugi_1.0, whole genome shotgun sequence:
- the LOC131069643 gene encoding uncharacterized protein LOC131069643, translated as MSSKDSDYQSMSSKDSDYQSMSTMSTKNSDSERSDESTLNTESTQAAMLKKEKAEIEFTGWKPTLEQLAILEWHYQQGHCSLALIFNKLKVYGHVKCKNIARWFAWRRHASGHVPVPLYSIPKEDIGLQMSMSSYCSNKTPEESSNHKNCMD; from the exons ATGTCTAGTAAAGATTCAGACTATCAGAGCATGTCTAGTAAAGATTCAGACTATCAGAGCATGTCTACTATGTCTACTAAAAATTCAGACTCTGAGAGATCAGATGAATCCACACTAAATACTGAGTCTACACAAGCTGCCATGCTGAAGAAAGAAAAAGCAGAAATTGAATTTACAGGATGGAAACCCACATTAGAGCAGTTGGCCATTTTGGAATGGCACTACCAACAAGGCCATTGCTCTCTTGCTCTGATTTTCAATAAACTAAAGGTTTATGGACATGTAAAGTGTAAGAACATTGCCCGTTGGTTCG CCTGGAGGCGCCATGCTTCAGGACATGTCCCTGTTCCTCTGTATTCAATTCCTAAG GAGGATATAGGCCTGCAAATGTCAATGTCCAGTTATTGCTCAAACAAAACCCCGGAGGAGAGCTCAAACCATAAAAACTGCATGGACTAA